The following are from one region of the Pseudorasbora parva isolate DD20220531a chromosome 12, ASM2467924v1, whole genome shotgun sequence genome:
- the romo1 gene encoding reactive oxygen species modulator 1, translated as MPVTVGPYGQTQPSCFDRVKMGFMMGFAVGMAAGAMFGTFSCLRIGMRGRELMGGVGKTMMQSGGTFGTFMAIGMGIRC; from the exons ATGCCGGTGACAGTAGGGCCGTATGGACAGACTCAGCCCAGTTGCTTTGACAGAGTCAAGATGGGCTTCATGATGGGTTTTGCCGTGGGAATGGCCGCGGGTGCCATGTTCGGCACTTTCTCCTGTCTCAG GATTGGCATGAGGGGTCGAGAGTTGATGGGTGGAGTTGGGAAGACGATGATGCAAAGCGGTGGCACGTTCGGAACCTTCATGGCGATTGGGATGGGCATCCGCTGCTGA